From one Lotus japonicus ecotype B-129 chromosome 3, LjGifu_v1.2 genomic stretch:
- the LOC130745409 gene encoding nudix hydrolase 16, mitochondrial-like, with the protein MSGLVARTGRHQQRYENGYRLVAGCVPFRYKSSDDCADSSSEKIVEVLMINSPSGPGLLFPKGGWENDETVEEAAVREAIEEAGVRGDLLNFLGYYEFRSKTHQDEFSPEGLCKAAMFALYVKEELDLWPEQSTRNRRWLAVSEALESLRHAWMRDALECFCKWHEDKLGGVEQEEDLPDLD; encoded by the exons ATGTCTGGTTTGGTTGCGCGTACGGGTAGGCATCAGCAGCGGTACGAGAACGGTTATCGCCTTGTTGCCGG GTGTGTTCCATTTAGATATAAAAGTTCTGATGATTGTGCGGACTCTAGTTCTGAGAAGATTGTTGAAGTGCTTATGATTAATTCACCTAGTGGACCAGGTCTTTTGTTTCCGAAG GGAGGTTGGGAGAATGATGAAACTGTTGAGGAGGCAGCTGTACGAGAAGCTATAGAAGAAGCTGGAGTTCGAGGAGACCTACTG AATTTTCTTGGGTACTATGAGTTTCGGAGTAAAACCCACCAAGATGAGTTCAGTCCAGAAGGGTTATGTAAAGCAGCAATGTTCGCCTTGTATGTGAAGGAGGAACTTGACTTATGGCCTGAGCAAAGTACCAGAAATAGGCGTTGGCTGGCTGTATCGGAGGCACTTGAAAGCCTCCGGCATGCATGGATGAGGGATGCACTGGAATGCTTCTGTAAATGGCACGAAGATAAGCTGGGGGGAGTGGAACAAGAGGAGGATTTACCTGATCTAGACTGA